A window of Hirundo rustica isolate bHirRus1 chromosome 27, bHirRus1.pri.v3, whole genome shotgun sequence contains these coding sequences:
- the LOC120763626 gene encoding ubiquitin carboxyl-terminal hydrolase 42-like has product MAPPKSILFPPEKICMVWQQRQSAGAGLFNAGNTCFLNAVLQCLTYTPPLANYLLSREHSQACHQKGFCMMCVMEAHVNRVLHSPASAIRPSGVLKVFRRIGEHFQRGREEDAHDFLCCTVDAMQRACLGASSDLDLSSQYTTIVHQIFGGSLRSRVTCFSCNAISDSYEVFLDIPLDIRAASSVTAALEDFVTPEHLDGENSFKCSKCKKNVAASKRFTVHRVPKILTLCLKRFDCFTGGKISKVVEYPEYLDLRPYMSQADGEPRCYSLYAVLVHSGVSCLGGHYFCYTKAGNGLWYLMNDESVEPSCIDTALKQQAYLLFYARAAGWQEDPRLQIKDRPGGAPARTEAPALPAYQRTKLHTSSSVSLLGAAAAWVRPIGPPPEANPNKGIKK; this is encoded by the exons TCAATGCGGGCAACACGTGCTTCCTCAACGCTGTCCTGCAGTGCCTGACCTACACGCCGCCACTGGCCAACTACCTGCTGTCCCGAGAGCACAGCCAGGCCT GTCACCAGAAGGGTTTCTGCATGATGTGCGTCATGGAAGCGCACGTTAACAGGGTCTTGCATTCCCCTGCCAGTGCCATCCGGCCTTCAGGTGTCCTCAAAGTTTTCAGAC GCATTGGAGAACATTTTCAGCGTGGCAGGGAGGAAGATGCCCATGACTTCCTGTGCTGTACTGTTGATGCCATGCAGAGAGCTTGTCTGGGTGCAAGCAGCGA CTTGGACCTCTCTTCTCAATACACCACCATTGTCCATCAGATATTTGGGGGCTCTCTGAGATCCAGAG tcaCCTGCTTCAGCTGCAATGCCATTTCTGACTCCTACGAGGTCTTCCTGGATATCCCTCTGGATATCAGA GCTGCCTCTTCCgtcactgcagctctggaggaCTTTGTGACACCCGAGCACCTGGATGGTGAAAACTCCTTTAAATGTAGCAA GTGTAAGAAGAATGTAGCTGCCTCCAAGAGGTTCACAGTCCATCGTGTGCCCAAGATTCTCACGTTGTGCCTGAAAAGGTTTGACTGTTTCACCGGCGGGAAGATCAGCAAG GTTGTGGAGTACCCCGAGTACCTGGATCTTCGTCCATACATGTCCCAGGCAGATGGAGAACCCCGCTGTTACTCCTTGTATGCTGTCCTGGTGCACAGTGGGGTCAGCTGCCTTGGAGGACACTATTTCTGCTATACGAAG GCCGGTAATGGGCTGTGGTACCTGATGAACGATGAGTCTGTGGAGCCTAGTTGCATTGACACAGCTCTCAAGCAGCAAGCCTACCTGCTCTTCTATGCCAG agctgctggctggcaAGAGGACCCCAGACTTCAGATCAAGGACAGGCCTGGTGGTGCTCCCGCGAGGACCGaagcccctgctctgcctgcgTACCAGCGGACAAAGCTGCACACCTCCTCCTCCGTGtcactcctgggagcagcagcggcgTGGGTGCGGCCCATCGGGCCCCCACCCGAAGCTAACcctaataaaggcattaaaaagtAG